A single genomic interval of Cucumis sativus cultivar 9930 chromosome 5, Cucumber_9930_V3, whole genome shotgun sequence harbors:
- the LOC101216819 gene encoding isoleucine N-monooxygenase 1 has translation MAITFLAIILFIYSIIYAIKFSQYYLKGTPSIRRLPPGPKPWPLIGCLPAMLSNKNLPAYQWIHEVMKQFNTEIACIRLGSNTHIIPVASPELSLEFLNTHDSVFGSRSISMTAEIVSNGYLSTVLSPMGEQWKKMRKILASQVLNSSTLHRMLGQRTDEADILLRYIFGLTKNGEAINIRSIVRHYCGTVIRRMIFSRRYYGKGREDGGPSLEEEEHNQALLSILRHVNAFSISEFIPLLKTFDLDGHGKIVKRALKVIRNHDEPIIEERVQEWGDGKKKKVEDILDILISLKNENGKSLLSIEEIKAQVTDLQLASIDNPSNAVEWALAELLNQPKIIQQALEELDKVIGRDRLVQESDIPNLKYLTACIRESFRLHPFSPFNVPHVSNSDVFVAGYFIPKGSQVLLSRLGLGRNPRIWEDPMKFDPERHLKDGTVKFGISEPSLRFITFTRGRRGCIGTSLGTNITMMLFARLLQGFSWSLPPGTPKIDYYKTDELFLSKPLHLHAEPRLSHVMYY, from the exons ATGGCCATAACCTTCCTTGCTatcattttattcatatattcaattatttatgctataaaattttctcaatattaTCTCAAAGGAACTCCCTCAATTCGCCGGCTTCCACCTGGCCCAAAGCCATGGCCTCTCATTGGTTGCCTTCCAGCAATGTTGAGCAACAAAAACTTGCCAGCATACCAATGGATCCATGAAGTTATGAAGCAATTCAACACTGAAATTGCATGTATTCGTCTTGGATCAAATACCCACATAATTCCTGTGGCTTCTCCAGAACTCTCTCTTGAATTTCTAAACACACACGATTCTGTGTTCGGTTCACGATCTATCTCCATGACTGCTGAGATAGTGAGCAATGGATATCTAAGTACAGTTCTTTCACCCATGGGAGAGCagtggaagaagatgagaaaaatACTCGCTTCTCAAGTACTCAATTCTTCAACCCTCCATCGAATGCTTGGGCAAAGAACAGATGAAGCCGATATTCTCCTGCGTTACATTTTCGGCCTCACTAAAAACGGTGAAGCGATCAACATAAGAAGCATTGTACGACATTATTGTGGTACCGTTATTAGAAGAATGATTTTTAGTAGAAGATACTACGGAAAAGGTAGGGAAGATGGAGGGCCAtctttagaagaagaagaacacaATCAAGCATTGTTGTCCATTCTTAGGCATGTTAATGCATTTTCTATATCTGAGTTTATACCTCTGTTGAAGACATTTGATCTAGATGGACATGGAAAGATAGTAAAAAGGGCTCTGAAAGTTATAAGAAATCATGATGAACCCATTATAGAAGAAAGAGTGCAAGAGTGGggagatggaaagaaaaagaaggtgGAGGACATTCTTGATATTCTTATCTCACTCAAAAATGAGAATGGCAAATCCTTGTTGTCCATCGAAGAGATTAAGGCTCAAGTCACG GATTTGCAACTTGCAAGCATAGATAATCCTTCAAATGCAGTGGAATGGGCACTAGCAGAATTACTTAATCAACCAAAGATTATCCAACAAGCCCTTGAAGAGTTAGATAAAGTAATTGGAAGAGATAGACTAGTACAAGAATCTGATATACCTAACCTCAAGTACCTCACAGCTTGTATTAGAGAATCTTTTCGACTTCATCCATTTTCACCCTTCAATGTTCCTCATGTTTCCAACTCTGACGTTTTTGTGGCTGGCTACTTCATCCCTAAAGGTAGCCAAGTATTACTAAGTCGTCTGGGTCTCGGTCGAAACCCTAGAATATGGGAGGATCCAATGAAGTTTGATCCAGAGCGTCATCTAAAAGATGGGACAGTTAAATTCGGAATTTCAGAACCCAGTCTTCGATTCATCACTTTCACTAGAGGGAGAAGAGGATGCATTGGTACCTCACTTGGCACAAATATTACCATGATGCTATTTGCTAGACTTCTACAAGGATTTTCATGGAGCTTACCACCAGGAACCCCAAAGATAGATTATTATAAAACCgatgaactttttctttcaaagccATTACATCTGCATGCAGAGCCACGCTTATCCCATGTTATGTATTATTGA